Below is a genomic region from Brassica oleracea var. oleracea cultivar TO1000 chromosome C9, BOL, whole genome shotgun sequence.
TTCAATATTGACATTTCGTTAATTCAGCCATTCGTTGATCTCAGCGAGTAAAAAATCACGCGCGATAGCCAAAGGCGACGCAGGGAGAGAGACGAGGAGGAGGAAGATGAGAGAGACGGTGAAGTTGATAAGCATGGATGGTTTCGAGTTCGTGATCGACAGGGAAGCCGCCATGGTTTCACAGACTATCAGAAGCATGCTCACTTCTCCAGGTTCCTCTCCTCTTTCTTCTCTTTGAATGCGTTTGTAGGGTTACTGATCGATCGCAATCCCTCTTCCTGTTCTTGTGATCTCTTACTTGATTTACATCAAATCTATATCAGTTTGAGCAAAGATTTTACGAGAGATTCGAAAATTCAGCTGCGTGATTGGATTTCGAATCAAATCATCCAAAGTCATAGTCTCTTTTTTTTTTCGTTTTTTTGATGAGAAACTAAGTGTGTTTGCATATATCAACATGTTGTTTAGAGATGGAAAAGTAATGATGTTGCAATTGTGAAAGATGTTTCAAGAAACTCTGTTGTTGTTGTTGTTTCGATTGGTAGGTGGGTTTTCGGAATCCAAAGATGGCGTAGTGACTTTCCCTGATATCAGCACTACAATTCTAGAGAAGATCTGCCAGTACTTCTATTGGTCTCTTCAATACTCCAGGTCCATTCTCGCTCTCACTTTCTCTAATTTGAGCTCTAGAACATGGTATTGTAGCCTCTCCTACACTCAGAACCTAATCACCAGTTGCATGCATCTATCTAACTTTCACCAATTAGTTTCCTTAAAACACTCTTTATCCCACCTATATATCCATTCATTTTCAATTCACAATAAAGTTTTCATCTTTATTGATGATTATAATCATGCTTTGAGATTCCTTCTTTCAGCACTCTCTTTGTTTCTGCTTCTTATAGTTGTATTTTCTCTTACAGAGGCAAAGAGACTGAGTTCCACATCGAGCCTGAACTGACCTTGGAGCTGATGATGGCTGCTAATTATCTTCACACTTGAAGAGTTTATATGATAGACATTAAACTCTTATTCGGGATAGTGTAGTTTTCCTTTGTAACCATAAGATGTGAATCCTCATGTGGGGTGGTTATAAGTGTTAACGTTTGACACAAATGGTATGCTTGGGTTCGCGCATAACTATTGAATAGCTCCGAGTGAAAACTGTCTACTTTTTTTACTAGTTATGACTATTTACCGCAGCACCAGTGTTCTTGAGGGGTTGTTAGTTACCTTCCTAACTGGTTAGCAAGCTTTGTAATGACCAACAAACATTCTGTGCTAATGATGACTCGCTCTGGTGTCTTATCACTGAAAACGACTATTGTCTGCAAACGTAAAAAGATTACGGATTTTGAGGCCTAACAACATCTTCGACCCTCTTCCAAAACCTACTCAAAACTCCATTTTACAGTAAAATCATCTTCAACCCCACTCCAAAACCTACTCCAAAATGGAGTAATTGATATGATTACTCCAAATATTGAGTAAACCAACTCATTACTCCAAAATGGAGTTTGAACTTTTTTATTTATAAAATGATCCTCTATATCTAAATATTTTCGTTTTTAATAAAATATTATTATAAATAAATATATAAATATTATTTTACTCTATATATTATAAAAATTAATGTTAATATTTCTTAATTATATAAATATCCATCTAATGAACTATTTTATGCAACAAAATATATATAATATAAAACATAAAAGACCATACATATAAAAAATAAAAGATAAGTACCATACAAAAGATATATAATATAAAACATAAAAGATCATACATATGAAAATGGACTATTTTGCAAATAGTATAAATGAAAGATGATATTACTAATTTTTTAATAAACATAAAAATAATATATATTTAAAATATTCTATTTTGGAGTAGAAAATTGAGTAATACATTGGAGCAAAACTTAACTCCATTTTGGAATTACTCTATTTTGGAGTAGAAAATGGAGTAATACATTGGAGATGCTCTAAGATTAGTCCATGTAAGACTCTTCGTGTGAGAAGCTGTGACTTGAGAGGTTGAATCAAAAGCGTTGTCTTCTTTGGGCGGTTAAAATACTGTGCGTTCGATGATGCCACTGCTGACGGTGTTGGACATCGTCACCATCTCTATAGCTAGTATTGAGGTGTCCTTGTTCGAGGAAGACTTGATCGCAGTTGGAACTTTTCACGCTCTGTCAAAAGTGATCATCCCTGTAAATGCGGCTGGCAACACTGGTCCGAATATGGTCTAAGAGCATGTTTATCCGGGGTTCTTAGTGAGGTTCTTAGTGCGTGGGTCCCCACAAAACCCTTAAGAATCGGTTACAAAAACTACTAATTAAAAACCGATTTTATTGAGTTTCGTACATTGTTCGCGGGCTCCACTGACTCGTGGCGGCCCGCGATT
It encodes:
- the LOC106316125 gene encoding transcription elongation factor B polypeptide 1 translates to MRETVKLISMDGFEFVIDREAAMVSQTIRSMLTSPGGFSESKDGVVTFPDISTTILEKICQYFYWSLQYSRGKETEFHIEPELTLELMMAANYLHT